CATTGACAATCTCTGTCTGACAAGgcaataatacctctgtaatGATCCGGTAGCGACCGTGACCTGATAGGCCAACACCAAAGCCCATTGTTATGCCATCCATGAAGATAGGGCTTCTTGTACTCAGAGATTTTGCATATTAGAGAATACTCAGCAGTGAATACCTGAAAAACATGCAGCACAAGTATCATACCGGTAGCCTCTCAATCTTAAGAAATGGTAGCTTAGAAAAGATATGAATCCTATCCAACCACTACAAATCATATTACCCAAGTTCAAGCAAAATCACGACTAAACAAATGATCAGATGTTGTAGGTTGCCCGAGAATGTCAAACatgaaattacaaaagaaaaaaaacaatcgTATGTATTGAACATTAATAAATACTTGCTGAAAGCACAATCTTAGCTGCCATTTATGACATTTATACGAGATTGAATAGCCAAAGCAATTAAAGAAGTAGCAGAACTCATATAAGTGATTTTCACTTTGAACTTTTAGGCTTATCAGCAAATACATCATTACGATTCTAACGCATGAATTTTGTTAAAAGGGGCTTGCTTGCTTGTATTAAGGCTTAATCATCAATGATTTTGCAAGGGTCAATCGTCTTGATAGTTGTAAATCTATGCACTatgaaaattaccaaaattacaTCTTATATGGTAGAGAAGGAAGTCATCTTATATTATCTGGATTTTAGAAAACGGTGTAAGGTTATAAGTCTGTTATTCTATATAGTTTAAAGGACACAATTAGACAACAATCATATTTGGTGGTTGGTTTTTGGCCGTGATCTGCTTCACATCACCGCCCGCAGGTAATCTAAATCTGGGTTATTACTTATCAATGAATCAAAGTGCCAACTTATCGGACACCATCTATCTCTatatggcaaaaaaaataacacaaaaaggAACAATGAAGTGAAACAATAAACAACATGACATGAAACAGCACGAACATCAAAGACCAACAATCTATCACATAAGCACCTAAACAAGAAACAACTTTAGTTCAAAGCAAAGCGTAATGTAGAAACCTTCGGCACAAGAGGCGTGTTTTTGTCCTTTTGAATTTCGGCAACAACAACTTTAATATCCTTACCTGCACTTACCATGATTGCTCACTCTCAAAACCTTACCTAAGAGACcccaaaaccaaaataactGCCAAAAGAGCTGAACATACATATCTAGAAAAAACTTATTCAACTACATGCTAAAATGGAAGTGTAAAATTGCCAGGAAAGATAAGAAACTATTCAAATACGAGTTCTGGGCGTTACCGCCACAAAAGGCACGAGCCGAGCGGCTATCAACAAGAACACACTTCACATTTGGGTGAGATTCCCATTCATCCAGATAGCTCTTGTATTTCACATCCAAATCTGCATtttccaacaattcccacttaaacagaaacacaaaattcttccaaaaaaaGCTAACTTCTTCGAAATTTGAATCCAACGTTTCGTCTTATAACAAATGCAATAACATAGATTTGTAATCAATACGATGCCATAAAGTTCAAGCTCAAAAATTCAAATCATCTCCAAATCAAATGCAATtacagatatatacatatatacatatacgttTGTGTGTTTATCTACATACCTAGGTTTATGGCGTTGAGAGCTCGGGGGGTGACCGAGGGTGATGACGGCGACGCCAAAGGTGCGGAGAAGGCGAGGGGATTTGGAGGGTTTTGTAAAGAGGGGATTTGCTCAGAATTTGGGTCGCTCGTCCCTCTTATGGGAGtgactcaaaaatcgaaaaagtTGAAATTTATTGATTGTGATCTGACTCAAACATGTGATGATGACGATGCATCACCACCTTGGTTGTGCCTCTGGATCAAAAACCTACCATCACCATCAAAATCGTGCACATTTTCCTTCATAGGCTTGTCCCATACTAGATTAACCCCTGTTCCCTTAATTGTCACATTATCAGATGTACTGTTTCAAAAGTTATATCAACTTTATCCCCGCTTTGCAAATTGAGCTTATCGTTCGATATTTGTCCCTGCCAAAGAAAACATTTTCCAGATACATTGTGCATTTTTATAACCCAATCTTCCTTGCCTATGCAGGTCTGCAACTCAGTACGCTTGGTATTATTTATATCAATACTGGCACGAGGATGACCATCTTTGCATGTGAAATAAGGTTTGCTATGAATTGAATATTTAGGAATAAAGCAGTAAAAGCATAACAGAGTCAGCCCTTCAAAATTACGACCATCACTCGGGAGGATATCAAAACTGACTTTATTACCATCGTTGACAAACTCGAACCAATCAGGAACATAATTCCCTTTGAAAAAAATGCCACCATATCCGCAAGAAGTCCATCCCTATATATACAGTGCgagtgtcatatatatatatacacacacaaacacaatgtacatgtgtgtgtgtgcatgtgcGCAATAGGAAGACAATTAAAGAGAGAGATACCTTTAGGACTTTCCTCATAAAATCAGCGGTGAGTTCGGCGCAATCCGTCATATCAATCCATGTCATGGAGTTTAATGACTTATCCAAGTCTGGAATCTCAGTGAGTGCGCGTGAATCACGTACATTCAGTTCCCTCATATTGGACATTTTCGAAAAATTGGGCATTGTTAACAAACGATGGCAACAAGACGCATacagaaatttcaaatttgttggTAAACCATAGATTGTATGAAGGTTAAGGCAGTAATCTAACCGCAAActttcaagctttgaaagatCACTGAGGCTGGGTAGGGTATGAAAATCATTAGATGAGAGATCTAAATCTTGTAAAGAAATTAGACTCCCAAAACCCTTTGATAATGGATCATCGCTTAACCTCTGGAATAAGAGATCTAAATTTCTTAAAGAGTCAAAGCCCTGTAACAAATCGCGAATTTGCAATGCAAATTTGGCTCTTCTGGAAGGAAGACCCCCAATTAGAGATAAATGAGTGAGATTCTTCAATCTTACTGTGGAACGCGGTACTTGTATTATGGCTGTCTCAGATGCTTTAAGTACTCTCAATGATATTATATTCCCTAAATCCTCGGACAGTTCACTGAATTGCCCACAAAAATCAAGAACAAGAGTCTGAACGGATTTGGACCTGTAGAAATCCCCAGGAAGAGAAATAAGATTCTTGCAGCCTGTGAGGTTCACCAAAGAAAGTTTTTTAAGATGACCAATGGAGGGGTGAATCTCGGACAAACTCTCACACCATTCCaatatcaactcttcaagactTGGGAGATTTGATAAGTCTGGTGATTTTTTTAAGTCAAGGCAAACACTGAGATTAAggattttcaagttttcaagcAACTGTTGCACAAAatccaagaaaaattaaaattaatatccAAAAGGAATAtctcataaaataaataaataaatatagagAGAaggaaatataaaaacaaatagaAACATAACATCATCATGTGTAATCGATAGTACCTTGGAGCCCTCCCAAACTTGTACCAGTCTGCTGTGCGTTATCTCTAAAATAACTAGTGCTCTTGGTTGATCAAAGAAGTCATCTGGTATGGACTTTAAAGGGCATCCTTCCCAACACAACCATATTAACTCTTTGGGGAGATGTTTGTATTCTCCATTGAGCTGCACGTTCTTGAGCATGAGCAGTCTCAGTTTCTTCATATTAGCAAATGCTTCTGTACTGATACAACTAGACTTTAAAGGGAATTCTCCATGGAGCTGCACTTTAATGCGCTGGAACAGTATCAGTTGCCACGTATCGGCAAATGCTTCTGTACTGATACTTGGAGACAGAAGATCAGGGAAACCTACAACAAGTCCTTCAACTTCTTTGGTTCCCTGTTAACAACACATTATACTGGGTAAGAAAAGGATTATGTGCATCTATTTTACGTGATTTTGCTAATTGAGCTTCTTAATGCAAATACATATATTTACACATGAATGTTTTTAATGTATAATAGGCATACGTGGGTTACATATATGTTTTTCTTGTACGATGCattaatacaatttttttttgggaatctACTTACAGATTTATTTGTTAGTACATCATAGACATCTCCAGGGATCCACAACCTGCTCCATTCTCCAGGGGGACGACGGGAATTTCCAGATATGATTACTTTGGCCATTTCTCGAAGCAAATCATGCATATTCAACTTGTTGTCTTCAACAGTTATAAGGCATCGTTCACGGAGATCACAAATTCCTGCTGTTGCATAAAATTTACACCCATCTAATATTTTTGCGACATGGTCCTTATCCCATCcaataaagaaacaagataTGTCAAGGAATATATCCTTCTGTGTAGGATCTAGCCTTTCAAAGCTTACTCTTAGCGCTTTCATTATTCCCTCATCaggaatttttttcaatttctccaACTGACTTTTCCACTCTGTTGGGGTTCTTTCAATCATAGAagaacctaaaacttcaagggcTAGTGGCAAACCACCACAGTAAGAAACAACCTCTTTTGAGAGTTCAAGATATCCTTCATTAGGccaactatttccaaaggcATGCCAACTaaagagcttcagagcttcttcttcaatcatTTCCTTAAGCGGATATGTCTTGTCCACTGTCATGTTCACTTGCTTTAGTAAACGTTCATCTCGTGTCGTTATGATAATTCTACTTCCTGGGCCAAACCAATCACGATTTCCAGCTATTGCATTTAGTTGTTCCACTTTGTCTACATTGTCAATAATGACAAGTACGCTTCTacgttggagatgattttttatcAGACTCATACCTCGATCAACACTGGTTATCTTAGACTCAGTCTGTTTCAAGATGTCAGAAACAAGTTTTCCTTGCAAATCAACCAGATCATATTCACTAACGTTGGCAAGGAAACTTTTGAATTGGAACTTATGATGAATTTGGTTATAAATGGCTTTGGCAGCTGTTGTTTTACCCAATCCACCCATCCCCCAAATTCCAACCATGACAACGTCATTTGATCCACCACTTGAAAGATGATTGATAATATCTTGAATGCGAGAATTGATTCCAACCGGGTGCTTGGCCACATTTAATTCGTTTGCGCTTGGAAGCCATTCCGGAATGATCTTGCCAACAATTTCTCTAATAAGCTTTGCTTCGGGCCTGAAAATTGAATTCGTAAGCATTAGCAGGACTCAATGAACAGTAGGAGCTATCAGTACATAGACAATTTTctttccttcatatatattctAACTAGCTACTAGCTGGTATGTGATTTTTTGACCAACTTGATAAAAGAAAGAAGTTCATTCATTAATTAAACTCCAATTACGGTTTAGGTTTTATATGAGTGGTTAAGGTGTATTAATTAAGCATGTTAATTAATGTTTAATTAGCTTCTGTAAAATGTTAATTATATGAGAGACTAAGTCATTCACTAAAATGTTTCAAATCTTGAAAAACAGGTGAATGATTACGCATTGTCAGTGATTTGGAGATGTTGGCCAGACAAATTTGCTGCTTCTGTAAGAGCCTTTCTCCATTGCTTTACCCTTTCTTGTTTAGTTTCACGTTCCTTGTCATCTTTTTCTTCACGGATGCCCTCTTCGTGCTTCTGAAATGCTTGAGCTAAATCTCCGTTCTGCTTCCTAACATGTGTAGGATCAACATGATAGAATATTGGCAAAACACGTCGCCCCAGTTTGTATCTGCACTCCATGATCTTCACCAGCTCATCAAGACACCAACGAGAGTCCGCATAACTCTTTGAGAAGACAATGATAGAGAtcctcgcctcttcgattgccCGGAACAGTTCCTCTTTTATTTCTTCCCCTCTTTCTAGATTGTCCTCATCAATATAAGCCTGGTATCCCCTGTCTGTTAATGCCGCGTGGAGGTGGCCCGTGAAACCATTGCGTGTGTCTAcaccactgaagctcaagaacACGTCGTAATTCCAAAGTGTTGACTTGGAGGAGGATGAAGAGGAGGCTTCGTGGGTTGTCATGGCGGTATCCACCGTTATGGCACTGCGGTGGTTTAGATAACGACTAAAAAATGGCAGTAGTTGTGTTCATGCTGTCGAACAGATGATCCTGAAATACCTAAACCCAAGTCAAGCTCCTTCAGTCAACAAGAACAaagtttataatataataatgttgGTGTATGGACTTGAGAAACGACATAATGTTGGCCAGAAGGTgcaaagaaagagaggaaaagaggaaagaaaggAACGAAAGGACAAAGACTATCCAAAAGATTATTGGCTGTGATTACAGCTATTCATAGGAGAAACAACCTGCCCGTCTTcatatataatacatttcaacAGACATATGTTAATAGGAGAAACAACTTTAGTTTGTACTAGAAATTTTTACCCGGGCGTTGCTACAGGATTTGAAATTGTATGAAAGATTATCTTTGAAATATATAATAGATTGTGTGATTGAAGATTAATACTATTTACATTGAAAACGTTGGAAAAAGTTTTACATACAAAAGATTTTACGATACAATCCATATAGTCTCCTATAAAGTTCTGAAGTCGTGGAAGCATAAAGGACAAATAACAAATGAGTTTTGAGAAATTATTCCACAAATGCCATTCTGCATAATGTATTAAAGAAGATTGGTATAAGATTAGCAATCATGAGTAGTgtaacaacatcaacaaaataacCATAAACCATAGTTGAACataattcaaattttgtttgcaaaaacaaaagaaaaagaaaacagactTACAATAATTCAGTCTTCAATCCTGAAGTCCTACTCAAAGAGCCAAACTTGAATGCAAGCTTTCTGAAATTTTCCAagcaacacaaaaaaaaaggtaacATCCTAGTCAGAAATGAACCGAGGTGCGAGCTTTCTAAGAAACCCAGATgacaaaatcaacaaaatagaAAGGAAAAATGACTTGCACTTTTTAAGGCATGTCCAATCTTGATCTAAAATTGGTGGTGGGTCGATTGTTGGTCACCAAATctaaataaagaattcatcagaACCTAGAAATTTAAACAAAGAATTTTCCAAAATCAACATTTACTAAAAACCAGTTACTTGGTTATCAAGCATGATGGCTTGCCAAAGACTGAATTAAGGAATGCACAACTTTACTTTTATGATTATTTTCAACGACAGCTAAAAGGTCAGAtccaaatgaaaataaaagttaGGACTTCACAAAACCAATTAAAAATCCAATTCCAAAGTTACAAACACCCACCAAATGATTCCAGATAAAGTTTTATACTCAAGGTCAGACCCAAATGAAATTAAAAGTTAGGACTTCGCAAAACCAATTGAAAATCTGattccaaagttccaaacaCCCACCAAATGATTCCGGATGAAGTTTAAACTAAAAAACCCAATAGAAACAAAAGCATTGGTGTGAATTAACTGTATCTAATtgaagaaactaaaacaaaagtaaagcaAAGTATATACCTCAAAATGTCAAGCAACTAAGTTCTTCCTCCGACGACCCAAAACTCTGAAAATTCCAcacaaaaaaaaggtaaatcCATTAGCAATTCATAGCCTTCAAAATTAGCAAAAACTTGGGCAACAATAAAGATGCATTGATAAATATCACTCTTTCTCCTTATGTATTTGAAAAGATATTTTATAAGCAGTTTATGTAGTCATTCTAATCATGTTGCATATAAATTCCTTTTCTACGGAGTTCAAAAATATATGGCAGTTTACGGCATCTGTTGAATAACATGGTTGAAAGATTTAAAATTGATACATTCAATTTTTATGTGTAAAACTATAACATATAGCTAAAGCTATTGGGTCTATACATCCATATCAATCATGTCGTAATTGTATGCTTATCAATGTAAATAGATGATTTCAGTCATGTGATAACATGTTTCTTGATAGTATATGCTGAAGTTTGGTCTCAGTTGgataaaaatcaaccaaaatctTAGCAATAGActcttttaacttttttttttttttggcgaacaaaggtgggggggatgcaacacgaggacttcccaggaggtcacccatcctagtactactctcgcccaaactcgcttaacttcggagttctgatgggatccggtgcatgtgagttggtatgatcgcatccaaAAAATGAGCACCACAATACTACACTTATAAGTTTTATCATGCACAAAATACACAGCACTGACTGGCAAAACaataaaacactcaaaacccaaaaacagaAACACAATTAGGACTCAAAACTCCTCAAaaacatgagagagagagagagagagagagagtgtgtgtgtgtgagagagaggagagagaataaaaaacaatattatttttcacacaaactcaaaattgcttataaaattacaaatcaaaacaaatgaAGGCAAATCCAAAATTGCCCTAAATTAAATCTGATTAGTTAAATGTTTGTTGCCCTACAAATGTCATTACACACGACAAAACTTGCTTTGAAGTTGATATTTTGGTCAATCCAGGGGAAAAGGAGAGATTGGTTTTGGAGCAGTTGTCATGGAGAATACCATCTCCCTGTTGAATGATCTAAAAAAGGACTTACAGCTTCTGTGGCCATAATAATTTAGGAGGCCCATCTCTACAGATTTTCTCAATAACTTTCCTTTTCGTAGCTGGTAAGATTGCAACTCCAAGAATTGCTCTGAAGagatatatacaaaaaaaaatcaaactaaaaCTAAGCTATTGGAAGAAATTTAGAAAACACAAACACCACTACAACTCAGAGCTAAAGTCAACAGAAAGCAAATAGTAGAAGTTGAAAAAATATAAGGTCGTGAATTGAGAACTTCATCAAACTAACAGCAATAAAATGTCATATAATCtgtcaaaaaccaaaaaagagagagaggtaATTTCAAGACCTTGTAACGCTGAGGCCTCGTACAGTTGTAGTAAAAATATATGGTTGATGCACCTGTTGCTCAATCAAATCCTTTCTggctgaaaaaataaaaatctataaAGACATTCACGTCCAATTTATGAGAAATCATGGGAAAGCAAATGCACTGATAACAGAATCATGAATATGAAGAACttgccaaaaagaaaaagaaactttTTATAGTGTGCCAAAGAACATCCTCCTACTCctagcaattttttttatggcATTATCCACTTCTCAATTCATAATTCAACCAGTAACTCAAACTCTATAGTGTATAAAAATGTGATATCTTAGTTGATCGCGATGATAATTAAGCAGATTAAATGACGACCCATAAAGCatacaaaaattaagaaaagaaaaggttcGAAACTGCCATAAGAAAACGCAGAATATATAAACGGGAAATCAAAAGAAGAGAACCAAACAAAATTATTAGGTCTGGGATCATCAAAGTCAAACACAAACAATCCAAAAATTTGTGGAAAATACCAATAAATGCTCAACTAAAAACGAAAGAAAACGTAGAATAAGTTTACCTGTTCTTCCCCTAATTAAACTGAAATACAATTCACCACTAATATTCTCGTCATCCTCTTCAGCCTGAAAAATTTAGTAGAACATAATGATAAGAATCTAGCAGTATTTCCATTGTTTAAACCCCAAATTCCagaaatcatgaaaaatggAAACTTTATATGGAAACTGAAGCTTTACCTGCAGATCAGCAGCAGCAAACGGAATCCAACGGCATGTACCtcaaaaatgagagagagagctgagagatgagtgagagaatCGATAaacaaaccccccccccccccccaaaatcaCGAAAGGAAATTTGAACggaaaacaaatttgaaaatccaaaatcacaaaaacgaAATTGAAACACCCACACTGAGAAAGCTGTATAACTCACCAGGAAACGCTAGCCTTTCTGggtaaaaaaattattcggaTCGAATTGAAGAACGGAGGAAAGTTCTACTGGTTCAGTGGTTATTCCAGTGTGTCAAGACTTGGCTTGGTTtatataattaatcaataatatTCCATACCAAGAGCTAGGTCCATATATTATACAATGTTCTAAGGGTTTAACGGATAGGCGAGGCCTAGTGTCTAAgcaaatttaagtaaatttattatatattatataaacttAAAATGATAAATAATTGTATTAGGatatataaattacaaaataaaataatatatattataaagtattaaaacATAGGAGAAAAGACCCAAATATGAATGGGAGAAAAGACCCAAATATGAAAAGACAACTATAAACAATTATTCAAGATGGACGGTAAATGATTCAGTCATTTACAATATTCAAAACGTAGGATCACAATCTACTGGATGATTGTCTTAACTATTAGGCCATGCTCTAAATATAATACATCCAAATGGGGGTGGACCGCATAATACACCCCAATGGACCGTTTTAAGCTACTCCACTGCTAAAACTATTGCAAAATGCGCATTAGGATTATACTTCTATTAGCTGCGCCCTTCCTCACTAGGCAAATGAACCATAtaatagtttccaaaaaaaaaaaaaaaaaaaagaaccttatagTACACCAAGATGGATGTTATACACGTTGGAGTTTGAGCAGAAttctttttgttatttcatTGTCTCACATTGCTAGAATTGAAAAGTTTATAATATAACAATGTTCACGTATGAACTTGAGAAACGACATACTACCGGTTGGGCGGGAAAGTGTGAAGTGAAAGagaggaaaggaagaaagaaacgAACACGAAAGGACAAGGACTATCCAATAGATTATAAACAATGATTTATTGGGGTGATTACAGTTATTCAATTATCAATAATGCATTATTTTAGTTTGGAATTTGGAAGCATTTGAGAAGTAA
This is a stretch of genomic DNA from Malus domestica chromosome 02, GDT2T_hap1. It encodes these proteins:
- the LOC108169230 gene encoding disease resistance protein RPV1-like; its protein translation is MTTHEASSSSSSKSTLWNYDVFLSFSGVDTRNGFTGHLHAALTDRGYQAYIDEDNLERGEEIKEELFRAIEEARISIIVFSKSYADSRWCLDELVKIMECRYKLGRRVLPIFYHVDPTHVRKQNGDLAQAFQKHEEGIREEKDDKERETKQERVKQWRKALTEAANLSGQHLQITDNAPEAKLIREIVGKIIPEWLPSANELNVAKHPVGINSRIQDIINHLSSGGSNDVVMVGIWGMGGLGKTTAAKAIYNQIHHKFQFKSFLANVSEYDLVDLQGKLVSDILKQTESKITSVDRGMSLIKNHLQRRSVLVIIDNVDKVEQLNAIAGNRDWFGPGSRIIITTRDERLLKQVNMTVDKTYPLKEMIEEEALKLFSWHAFGNSWPNEGYLELSKEVVSYCGGLPLALEVLGSSMIERTPTEWKSQLEKLKKIPDEGIMKALRVSFERLDPTQKDIFLDISCFFIGWDKDHVAKILDGCKFYATAGICDLRERCLITVEDNKLNMHDLLREMAKVIISGNSRRPPGEWSRLWIPGDVYDVLTNKSGTKEVEGLVVGFPDLLSPSISTEAFADTWQLILFQRIKVQLHGEFPLKSSCISTEAFANMKKLRLLMLKNVQLNGEYKHLPKELIWLCWEGCPLKSIPDDFFDQPRALVILEITHSRLVQVWEGSKLLENLKILNLSVCLDLKKSPDLSNLPSLEELILEWCESLSEIHPSIGHLKKLSLVNLTGCKNLISLPGDFYRSKSVQTLVLDFCGQFSELSEDLGNIISLRVLKASETAIIQVPRSTVRLKNLTHLSLIGGLPSRRAKFALQIRDLLQGFDSLRNLDLLFQRLSDDPLSKGFGSLISLQDLDLSSNDFHTLPSLSDLSKLESLRLDYCLNLHTIYGLPTNLKFLYASCCHRLLTMPNFSKMSNMRELNVRDSRALTEIPDLDKSLNSMTWIDMTDCAELTADFMRKVLKGWTSCGYGGIFFKGNYVPDWFEFVNDGNKVSFDILPSDGRNFEGLTLLCFYCFIPKYSIHSKPYFTCKDGHPRASIDINNTKRTELQTCIGKEDWVIKMHNVSGKCFLWQGQISNDKLNLQSGDKVDITFETVHLIM